From the Lathyrus oleraceus cultivar Zhongwan6 chromosome 4, CAAS_Psat_ZW6_1.0, whole genome shotgun sequence genome, one window contains:
- the LOC127135428 gene encoding lectin 11-like, giving the protein MTLTTTITKISNLGLLTFSIYLHFLATNVESEFSFNFPTFSPDVFKTGVGFANDATLKNGVVQLTKKDDYGNPLKHSAGQFGLINPIQIYDKTTGKIASFVTEFTFLVNTNGRTDHGDGFAFFIVSPDYKIPNKKKSEGGFLGMFSKETALYTKQVLLVEFDSFANEWDPSPLSQFSHIGIDVNSIKSVAFTPWYNDVEDGNVGKGRIEYDSREKILKVLVSYSKKGPLNGDSILVYNIDLTSFLPEFVQIGFSASTGDLVETHDILSWSFTSNM; this is encoded by the coding sequence ATGACTCTTACTACTACCATCACCAAAATCTCTAATCTTGGTTTGTTAACATTCTCAATATATTTACACTTTCTTGCTACCAATGTCGAATCCGAGTTTTCCTTCAACTTCCCGACATTTTCACCCGACGTTTTCAAAACCGGTGTAGGTTTCGCAAACGACGCCACATTGAAAAATGGAGTCGTACAATTAACAAAGAAAGATGATTACGGTAACCCACTAAAACATAGTGCCGGTCAATTTGGATTGATAAATCCTATTCAAATTTATGACAAAACCACGGGAAAAATCGCGAGTTTTGTAACCGAATTCACCTTTTTGGTGAACACAAACGGTAGAACTGATCACGGAGACGGATTTGCTTTCTTTATTGTATCGCCAGATTACAAAATCCCAAACAAGAAAAAATCGGAAGGTGGTTTCCTTGGAATGTTTTCCAAGGAAACCGCTTTATATACCAAACAAGTTCTTTTGGTCGAGTTTGATAGTTTTGCAAATGAATGGGATCCAAGTCCATTGTCACAATTTTCTCATATAGGTATTGATGTTAATTCGATTAAATCAGTGGCTTTTACACCTTGGTATAATGATGTTGAAGATGGAAATGTAGGAAAGGGTCGTATAGAATATGATTCTAGGGAGAAAATTTTGAAGGTGTTGGTAAGTTATTCTAAAAAGGGACCATTGAATGGGGATTCTATTTTGGTGTATAATATTGATTTGACAAGTTTTCTTCCTGAATTTGTTCAAATTGGGTTCTCTGCTTCCACTGGGGATTTGGTTGAGACTCATGATATTCTCTCTTGGTCTTTCACTTCAAACATGTAG